In Euzebyales bacterium, a single window of DNA contains:
- a CDS encoding SRPBCC family protein — MRITHTVEIPASVEQVWRTYTQVELWPHFMEPMSHVDIIDGGPLQVGSQVWIKQPKLGAGTWEVTEMVPGRSWTWVSRRPGTTVTAVHLLEPVGDRNTRVHTTIDFGGPVGAVLGRFLADITRRYLAAEADGLREACARDA; from the coding sequence ATGCGCATCACACACACGGTCGAGATCCCTGCGTCGGTGGAGCAGGTGTGGCGGACCTACACGCAGGTCGAGCTGTGGCCGCACTTCATGGAGCCGATGAGCCACGTCGACATCATCGACGGTGGCCCGCTCCAGGTCGGCTCACAGGTGTGGATCAAGCAGCCCAAGCTGGGCGCCGGCACGTGGGAGGTGACCGAGATGGTGCCCGGACGCAGCTGGACGTGGGTGTCGCGGCGCCCGGGCACGACCGTCACGGCCGTCCACCTGCTGGAGCCTGTCGGGGACCGGAACACCCGCGTCCACACGACCATCGACTTCGGCGGCCCGGTCGGCGCCGTGCTCGGTCGCTTCCTGGCCGACATCACGCGCCGCTACCTCGCGGCGGAAGCCGACGGCCTCCGGGAGGCGTGCGCGCGCGACGCGTGA
- the hrcA gene encoding heat-inducible transcriptional repressor HrcA, whose translation MAARQLDQRKEQILRAIVRDFILDGHPVGSKRVVEELDLAVSAATVRSEMVELEQAGLIRQPHTSAGRIPTDAGYRYYVDHLTSLELAKPTSPDVVDQMLLRATDVEDLLRRTSSVLSRLTRLTALVTAPRLDRSKLRHIELVTLSPHAILLVFIADTGRVEKRILDLDVPVADDDVQRARYVVNDAASGLRLTEAHDAITGVSLAAPTNLQPLLDRVATTIRSGATAPALEVDRVFVGGAAQLALRATDETIDRLDDVYDMLEEQVVLLGMLRETLKQDDLAVRIGSELPVDELSPFAMVASRYGASESLGSLGLLGPTRMDYGQAMATVRAVATSLERALAALTGTGTTDG comes from the coding sequence ATGGCCGCCCGACAGCTTGATCAGCGCAAGGAACAGATCCTGCGCGCCATCGTTCGTGACTTCATCCTGGACGGCCATCCGGTCGGCTCCAAGCGCGTGGTCGAAGAGCTCGACCTCGCGGTGTCGGCGGCCACCGTGCGCAGCGAGATGGTCGAGCTCGAACAGGCCGGCCTGATCCGCCAGCCGCACACCTCCGCGGGGCGCATCCCCACCGACGCCGGCTATCGCTACTACGTCGACCACCTGACGTCGCTCGAGCTCGCGAAGCCCACCAGCCCGGACGTCGTGGACCAGATGCTGCTGCGGGCGACGGACGTCGAGGACCTCCTGCGGCGCACATCGTCGGTGCTCTCGCGGCTGACCCGGCTGACCGCGCTGGTCACGGCCCCGCGGCTGGACCGCAGCAAGCTGCGCCACATCGAGCTCGTGACGCTGAGCCCGCATGCGATCCTGCTGGTGTTCATCGCCGACACGGGGCGGGTCGAGAAGCGTATCCTCGACCTGGACGTCCCGGTCGCCGACGACGACGTCCAGCGTGCCCGCTACGTCGTCAACGACGCGGCGTCGGGACTGCGCCTGACCGAAGCGCACGACGCGATCACCGGGGTGTCGCTGGCCGCGCCCACGAACCTGCAGCCGTTGCTCGACCGCGTGGCGACCACCATCCGCTCGGGCGCGACGGCACCGGCGCTCGAGGTCGATCGCGTGTTCGTCGGCGGCGCCGCGCAACTGGCTCTGCGGGCCACCGACGAGACCATCGACCGGCTCGACGACGTCTACGACATGCTCGAGGAACAGGTGGTGCTGCTCGGCATGCTGCGTGAGACGCTGAAGCAGGACGACCTCGCGGTGCGGATCGGCAGCGAGTTGCCGGTGGACGAGCTGTCGCCGTTCGCGATGGTGGCATCGCGGTACGGCGCGAGCGAGTCGTTGGGATCGCTGGGCCTGCTCGGCCCGACGCGGATGGACTACGGGCAGGCGATGGCGACCGTCCGGGCGGTCGCGACCTCACTCGAGCGGGCGCTGGCGGCGCTCACCGGCACCGGCACGACGGACGGCTGA
- a CDS encoding HIT family protein: MPSVFTRIIEGELPGRFVHRDERCVAFLSINPLRPGHVLVVPRVEVEHWVDLDAEEWLHLNQVAQRLGRALQRAYDPVKVGVILAGMEVPHVHIHLVPIDHERDLNFANADPDPSPADLDRAAETIRTALDGG; the protein is encoded by the coding sequence ATGCCCAGCGTGTTCACGCGCATCATCGAGGGTGAACTGCCCGGCCGGTTCGTCCATCGCGACGAGCGCTGCGTGGCATTCCTGTCCATCAACCCGCTCAGGCCTGGCCATGTGCTCGTCGTGCCACGCGTCGAGGTGGAGCACTGGGTCGATCTCGACGCCGAGGAATGGCTGCACCTGAACCAGGTCGCGCAGCGGCTGGGCCGGGCGCTGCAGCGCGCCTACGATCCCGTCAAGGTCGGGGTGATCCTCGCCGGGATGGAGGTGCCGCACGTGCACATCCACCTCGTGCCGATCGACCACGAGCGCGACCTCAACTTCGCCAACGCCGACCCTGACCCGTCACCGGCGGATCTCGACCGGGCCGCCGAGACGATCCGCACGGCGCTCGACGGCGGCTGA
- a CDS encoding PhoH family protein, with the protein MPGITSIKTSVPVEHSMLSLLGTGDSLLRIVERAFDVEILVRGNDVTISGPEAEAQQVSRVFDEFVKLLERGYELDESLVRGTIDMVRADTDASPADVLGDTALSHRGRLIRPKTPGQRAYLDAIRNNTVVFAIGPAGTGKTYLAMAMAVEALRRKDVNRIMLTRPAVEAGERLGFLPGTLYEKIDPYLRPLFDALHDMMDAEQLTMLMERGTIEVAPLAYMRGRTLNDSFIVLDEAQNTTAEQMKMFLTRLGFGSRAVVTGDVTQVDLPSGRRSGLRVVRDVLAGIDGVAFAELSGRDVVRHRIVQQIVEAYARYDHVEGGEGGLRQS; encoded by the coding sequence TTGCCAGGCATCACCAGCATCAAGACCTCCGTCCCCGTCGAGCACTCGATGCTGTCCCTGCTGGGAACCGGTGACTCGCTGCTTCGGATCGTCGAGCGCGCGTTCGACGTCGAGATCCTCGTGCGCGGCAACGACGTGACCATCTCCGGTCCCGAGGCCGAGGCGCAGCAGGTGTCACGGGTCTTCGACGAGTTCGTCAAGCTGCTCGAGCGCGGCTACGAACTGGACGAGTCGCTCGTGCGGGGCACGATCGACATGGTCCGCGCCGACACCGATGCCAGTCCGGCCGATGTGCTCGGTGACACCGCCCTGTCGCACCGCGGGCGCCTGATCCGGCCCAAGACGCCGGGCCAGCGGGCGTACCTGGACGCCATCCGCAACAACACGGTGGTGTTCGCGATCGGGCCCGCCGGCACGGGCAAGACCTACCTCGCCATGGCGATGGCCGTCGAGGCGCTGCGGCGCAAGGACGTCAACCGGATCATGTTGACGCGCCCCGCGGTCGAGGCCGGCGAGCGGCTCGGGTTCCTGCCGGGCACGCTGTACGAGAAGATCGACCCGTACCTGCGACCGCTGTTCGACGCGTTGCACGACATGATGGACGCCGAGCAGTTGACCATGCTGATGGAGCGCGGCACGATCGAGGTCGCGCCGCTGGCGTACATGCGGGGGCGCACCCTGAACGACAGCTTCATCGTGCTCGACGAGGCACAGAACACGACCGCTGAGCAGATGAAGATGTTCCTGACGCGTCTCGGCTTTGGTTCGCGTGCCGTCGTCACCGGCGACGTCACGCAGGTCGACCTGCCGTCGGGACGCCGGTCCGGGCTGCGGGTCGTGCGCGACGTGCTGGCCGGGATCGACGGCGTCGCCTTCGCCGAGCTCAGCGGCCGCGATGTCGTCCGGCACCGGATCGTGCAGCAGATCGTCGAGGCCTACGCGCGCTATGACCACGTGGAAGGTGGGGAGGGTGGACTCCGCCAGTCCTGA
- a CDS encoding prolyl oligopeptidase family serine peptidase, which produces MRTYPAAPTGDVVDEFHGTSVPDPYRWLEDTDAPQTRTWIAAQQQLTASWLAEADGREAIRARLTAVWDHPRRGAPWRRGARWFQLRNTGLQAQDVLWTMPTAGDAGEMLLDPNAWSDDGTAALTGLSVSLDGRWMAYARSDRGSDWMTWRVRDLERGDDHPDVVEWSKFSTAAWAPDGSGFYYSAYDRPAPGDDYVEVNTDQRLCFHRIGDDQDDDRVVYARDDRPQWGYTPWVSYDGRWLVVTVWEGTDPRTRLYIADLRDDGGSDAASSDASTGDARNAVGRPAAVDPGAARVRPLLDDFDAEYQCIGTSGDTLFVLTDRDAPNRRVVAIDARDHDPSRWREIVPAGDDAIEHAALIGGRLVVVRLHHASHRVAIVDLDGSSSLDVELGGHGAVTGLTGLPSDPVAHVAWSTFTAPTRVLSVDIGTARTAEVFAPTLPGRASPAAGPSDGDGDGRPAASDDLVTSQVFVDSDDGTRVPMFLIHRADVGPRHGPAPTILYGYGGFGISLTPAFSVTRMVWVERGGVLAVANLRGGGEYGTSWHDAGRLANKQQVFDDAIACAHWLADNGWTTRGRLAIEGGSNGGLLVGACITQRPDLFGAAVAHVGVFDMLRFHRFTIGWAWRSDYGDPDDAEQFATLYAYSPLHRVRPGTRYPATLIVTGDHDDRVVPGHSFKFCAALQAAQAADAPVLLRVETSAGHGAGKPTSKLIDEAADVLAFCDTVLEAAGDTDR; this is translated from the coding sequence GTGCGCACCTACCCAGCCGCTCCGACAGGTGACGTCGTCGACGAGTTCCACGGCACGTCCGTCCCGGACCCCTACCGGTGGCTCGAGGACACGGACGCCCCGCAGACGCGAACGTGGATCGCGGCGCAGCAGCAGCTCACTGCGTCATGGCTGGCGGAGGCCGACGGGCGCGAGGCGATCCGCGCACGTCTGACGGCGGTGTGGGACCATCCACGCCGTGGCGCGCCGTGGCGGCGTGGCGCGCGATGGTTCCAGCTCCGCAATACCGGCCTGCAGGCGCAGGACGTGCTGTGGACGATGCCCACGGCCGGTGACGCGGGCGAGATGCTCCTGGATCCGAACGCGTGGAGTGATGACGGCACGGCGGCGCTCACCGGGCTGTCGGTGAGCCTGGACGGGCGGTGGATGGCGTACGCCCGCAGCGACCGTGGGTCGGACTGGATGACCTGGCGTGTCCGCGACCTCGAGCGCGGTGACGACCACCCCGACGTCGTCGAGTGGAGCAAGTTCTCGACCGCCGCGTGGGCGCCTGATGGTTCGGGCTTCTACTACAGCGCGTACGACCGTCCCGCGCCTGGCGATGACTACGTCGAGGTCAACACCGATCAACGGCTGTGCTTCCACCGGATCGGGGACGACCAGGACGACGACCGGGTCGTGTACGCCCGCGACGACCGGCCGCAGTGGGGGTACACGCCGTGGGTGTCCTACGACGGGCGATGGCTGGTCGTCACCGTCTGGGAGGGCACCGATCCGCGGACCCGGCTGTACATCGCCGACCTCCGCGACGACGGCGGGTCCGATGCCGCGTCGAGTGATGCGTCGACCGGTGACGCGCGGAACGCGGTCGGGCGGCCCGCGGCGGTGGACCCGGGCGCCGCACGGGTGCGGCCGCTGCTCGACGACTTCGACGCCGAGTACCAGTGCATCGGCACCAGTGGCGACACGTTGTTCGTGCTGACCGACCGCGACGCGCCCAACCGTCGCGTGGTGGCCATCGACGCGCGCGACCATGACCCGTCGCGCTGGCGTGAGATCGTGCCCGCCGGTGACGACGCGATCGAGCATGCCGCACTCATCGGGGGGCGGCTCGTCGTCGTCCGCCTGCACCACGCCAGCCACCGCGTCGCGATCGTCGACCTGGACGGGTCCTCGAGCCTGGACGTCGAGCTCGGTGGCCACGGTGCCGTGACCGGCCTGACGGGCCTGCCGTCCGACCCCGTGGCCCACGTCGCGTGGTCGACGTTCACCGCGCCCACGCGGGTGCTGTCGGTCGACATCGGGACAGCGCGCACCGCCGAGGTGTTCGCGCCGACGCTGCCGGGCCGCGCCTCGCCGGCCGCCGGTCCGTCCGACGGCGACGGCGACGGCCGCCCGGCGGCGTCGGACGACCTGGTGACGTCGCAGGTGTTCGTCGACTCCGACGATGGCACCCGGGTGCCGATGTTCCTGATCCACCGCGCCGATGTGGGCCCGCGGCACGGCCCCGCACCGACGATCCTGTATGGCTACGGCGGGTTCGGGATCTCGCTGACGCCGGCGTTCAGCGTCACGCGCATGGTGTGGGTCGAACGCGGGGGCGTCCTTGCGGTCGCCAACCTGCGGGGCGGCGGCGAGTACGGCACGTCGTGGCACGACGCCGGACGCCTGGCCAACAAGCAGCAGGTGTTCGACGACGCGATCGCGTGTGCCCACTGGCTCGCCGACAACGGGTGGACCACCCGCGGGCGCCTGGCCATCGAGGGCGGGTCGAACGGTGGGCTGCTGGTCGGGGCGTGCATCACGCAGCGCCCCGATCTGTTCGGGGCCGCGGTCGCACACGTGGGCGTGTTCGACATGCTGCGCTTCCACCGCTTCACCATCGGGTGGGCCTGGCGCAGCGACTACGGCGATCCTGACGACGCCGAGCAGTTCGCAACGCTGTACGCCTACTCGCCCCTGCACCGCGTGCGGCCGGGCACCCGGTACCCGGCGACGCTGATCGTGACCGGTGACCACGACGACCGTGTGGTGCCCGGCCATTCGTTCAAGTTCTGCGCGGCACTGCAGGCGGCGCAGGCCGCTGACGCGCCGGTGCTGTTGCGCGTCGAGACATCGGCGGGCCACGGAGCGGGTAAGCCGACCAGCAAGCTGATCGACGAGGCCGCCGACGTGCTCGCGTTCTGCGACACCGTACTAGAGGCGGCAGGAGACACAGACCGATGA
- a CDS encoding AAA family ATPase, with the protein MMCSDDEGERRRSSDELEREQAYVDRAYARLEVLRRRAEERSSEVLTQGRGGTHQARHDRDALVRSTLHRLDQIDAAEYGLVFGRIDEHDGDAWHIGRLGISDEDYEPLVVDWRAPIAAAFYRATPLEPMGLRRRRHVHMRRRDVIGLDDELLDVTAATDGDVQLVGEAALLAAVARPRGERMGDIVATIQREQDDVIRAALDGVTVVQGGPGTGKTAVALHRVAYLLYTNRDRIERSGVLIIGPSARFLRYIGDVLPGLGERSVRMSRIVDLLGDGLATLDESPELQLVKGDARMATVLNRLARRWPWSRVRDDEWDDLPATMLRVLLSDGDLLRRVATDVLPAEEIDLLAGTVRDGWTEADVALLDVLVAAVERRRPRRERRDDGRRIEEAIDTLGIDPGRRAEVRQMLRRQLEPDVSGDDVYGHIVVDEAQELSPMQWLMLVRRCPSGSMTVVGDLDQAMSATALDDWADLAPQLPARLSVYELTVNYRTPAEVMAYVEGQAAITGIRHHPPMSVRHSGRDPLVMRVEGAEVVPKVRGAIDDLDDAAGTLAVIAAPSWAQRIDAALGSEDLAVLTPLQAKGLEFDAVVLVAPDQIASESGGAGLYVALTRTTRDLVVVAVDPVDDDRAPSAP; encoded by the coding sequence ATGATGTGCTCGGACGACGAAGGCGAGCGTCGGCGGTCGTCCGACGAGCTGGAACGCGAGCAGGCGTACGTCGACCGCGCCTACGCGCGTCTGGAGGTGCTCCGGCGGCGCGCCGAGGAGCGGTCGTCCGAGGTACTGACCCAGGGGCGCGGTGGCACGCACCAGGCGCGGCACGACCGCGACGCCCTCGTCCGCTCGACGTTGCATCGCCTCGACCAGATCGACGCCGCGGAGTATGGGCTGGTGTTCGGGCGCATCGACGAGCACGACGGCGACGCGTGGCACATCGGCCGGCTGGGCATCAGTGACGAGGACTACGAGCCGCTCGTCGTCGACTGGCGGGCGCCGATCGCCGCCGCGTTCTACCGCGCCACCCCGTTGGAGCCGATGGGCCTGCGCCGCCGGCGGCACGTGCACATGCGTCGGCGTGACGTCATCGGTCTCGATGACGAACTGCTGGACGTCACCGCCGCGACCGACGGGGATGTGCAACTCGTGGGCGAAGCGGCGCTGCTGGCGGCGGTGGCGCGCCCACGGGGTGAGCGGATGGGCGACATCGTCGCCACGATCCAGCGCGAGCAGGACGATGTCATCCGGGCGGCGCTGGACGGGGTCACGGTCGTCCAGGGCGGACCTGGGACCGGCAAGACGGCGGTTGCCCTGCACCGGGTCGCCTACCTGCTGTACACCAACCGCGACCGCATCGAGCGTAGCGGGGTGCTGATCATCGGACCCAGCGCGCGGTTCCTGCGTTACATCGGGGACGTCCTGCCGGGCCTGGGCGAGCGGTCGGTGCGCATGTCCCGCATCGTCGACCTGCTCGGCGACGGACTGGCGACGCTCGACGAATCCCCCGAGCTGCAGCTCGTCAAGGGCGACGCGCGCATGGCGACGGTGCTCAACCGCCTGGCGCGCCGCTGGCCGTGGTCGCGGGTGCGCGACGACGAGTGGGACGACCTGCCGGCCACCATGCTGAGGGTGTTGTTGTCCGACGGCGATCTGCTGCGGCGCGTCGCCACCGACGTGCTACCGGCGGAGGAGATCGACCTGCTGGCCGGCACCGTGCGCGACGGCTGGACCGAGGCGGACGTCGCCCTGCTCGACGTGCTGGTCGCCGCGGTCGAGCGCCGACGGCCGCGCCGGGAACGACGCGACGACGGCAGGCGGATCGAGGAGGCGATCGACACGCTGGGCATCGATCCGGGGCGACGCGCCGAGGTACGTCAGATGCTGCGACGTCAGCTCGAGCCCGACGTCAGCGGCGACGACGTCTACGGCCACATCGTGGTGGACGAGGCGCAGGAGCTCTCGCCCATGCAGTGGCTGATGCTGGTTCGGCGGTGCCCGTCGGGATCGATGACCGTCGTCGGGGACCTCGACCAGGCGATGAGCGCCACCGCGCTGGACGACTGGGCCGACCTCGCGCCGCAGCTCCCGGCGCGGCTGTCGGTGTACGAGCTGACGGTCAACTACCGGACCCCTGCCGAGGTCATGGCCTACGTGGAGGGGCAGGCGGCGATCACGGGCATCCGCCACCACCCACCCATGTCGGTGCGTCACAGCGGACGGGATCCCCTCGTGATGCGGGTGGAAGGCGCCGAGGTCGTGCCGAAAGTGCGCGGTGCGATCGACGATCTCGACGATGCCGCTGGGACGCTGGCCGTCATCGCCGCACCGTCGTGGGCGCAGCGGATCGACGCGGCGCTCGGCTCCGAGGACCTCGCCGTGCTGACCCCGCTCCAGGCCAAGGGCCTGGAGTTCGATGCGGTCGTCCTGGTGGCCCCGGACCAGATCGCGAGCGAGTCCGGCGGCGCCGGGCTCTACGTGGCCCTGACCCGCACGACGCGTGATCTCGTCGTCGTGGCGGTCGACCCCGTCGACGATGACCGGGCACCGTCGGCGCCGTGA
- a CDS encoding J domain-containing protein yields the protein MAARDLYEILGVERDADQETIKRAYRRKARQLHPDAGGSEDGFKELTTAYEVLRNPETRANYDRFGDPRGPGGAAGGDPFAGFGDLSDLIDSFFGGGFAGRTGGTRTASTAGRDALIDLTIALDEAAEGVRRDLGVDVLRTCETCDGSGDADGNGAVRCSNCNGTGGVQQVTRSIFGQMLTTTTCPRCRGSGKTIANPCPVCAGEGRRRTNETVTVDVPPGVDTGTRLRLAGRGEAGRMGARSGDLFVRIRVEPHDVFERDGNDLHCRLRLPMVQAVLGVDIEIPTIDGSHTLTVPPGTQPDTVLTVRRAGMPKLNGGGARGDLYVHCQVEIPTGLDDQQRGLVRELAELRGEDRPGSSTDRGLFDRLRGVFGT from the coding sequence ATGGCAGCGCGTGACCTCTACGAGATCCTGGGCGTCGAGCGCGATGCCGATCAGGAGACCATCAAGCGTGCCTATCGACGGAAGGCACGCCAGCTGCACCCCGACGCGGGCGGGAGCGAGGACGGCTTCAAGGAGCTGACCACCGCGTACGAGGTGCTGCGCAACCCGGAGACGCGCGCCAACTACGACCGGTTCGGAGATCCGCGTGGTCCGGGTGGGGCGGCCGGTGGCGATCCGTTCGCCGGCTTCGGCGACCTGTCGGACCTCATCGACTCGTTCTTCGGTGGCGGGTTCGCCGGTCGCACGGGTGGCACGCGCACGGCGTCGACGGCCGGACGCGACGCGTTGATCGATCTGACGATCGCACTCGACGAGGCCGCCGAAGGCGTCCGGCGCGATCTCGGGGTCGACGTCCTGCGCACCTGTGAGACGTGCGACGGCAGCGGTGACGCCGACGGCAACGGAGCGGTCCGGTGCAGCAACTGCAACGGCACCGGTGGCGTGCAGCAGGTCACGCGCAGCATCTTCGGACAGATGCTGACGACCACGACCTGCCCGCGGTGCCGTGGGTCGGGCAAGACGATCGCAAACCCGTGCCCGGTGTGCGCCGGAGAGGGGCGCCGCCGCACCAACGAGACCGTCACGGTCGACGTACCCCCGGGTGTGGACACCGGCACTCGCCTGCGTCTGGCCGGCCGCGGCGAGGCCGGCCGGATGGGAGCGCGCAGCGGCGACCTGTTCGTGCGCATCCGCGTCGAGCCCCACGACGTCTTCGAGCGCGACGGCAACGACCTCCACTGCCGCCTGCGTCTGCCGATGGTGCAGGCCGTGCTGGGCGTGGACATCGAGATCCCGACGATCGACGGGTCACACACCCTCACCGTGCCGCCGGGAACGCAGCCCGACACCGTGCTGACCGTCCGGCGTGCCGGCATGCCGAAGCTGAACGGCGGCGGAGCCCGTGGTGATCTGTACGTCCACTGCCAGGTCGAGATCCCGACCGGTCTCGACGATCAGCAGCGAGGGCTGGTGCGCGAGCTCGCGGAGCTGCGTGGTGAGGACCGTCCCGGCTCGTCGACCGACCGTGGCCTGTTCGACCGGCTGCGAGGTGTGTTCGGCACCTGA
- the ybeY gene encoding rRNA maturation RNase YbeY, protein MSVVDEQDVGVDTARLAALAGHVLGALDVPRQLELSVTCVDIDAMTALNAEHMGATRPTDVLAFPIDAPDDVTPGVPGLLGDVVLCPVVAHGQAADHGRTADGEVDLLLVHGILHLLGYDHAEPDERDRMFALTDDLLAAFDAPGDVAR, encoded by the coding sequence GTGTCGGTCGTCGACGAGCAGGACGTCGGCGTCGACACCGCCCGGCTGGCCGCGCTGGCCGGTCATGTCCTGGGGGCGCTCGACGTGCCGCGTCAGCTCGAACTGTCGGTGACCTGCGTGGACATCGACGCAATGACGGCGCTGAACGCCGAGCACATGGGTGCGACGCGCCCGACCGATGTCCTGGCGTTCCCGATCGATGCACCCGACGACGTGACGCCGGGCGTCCCGGGCCTGCTCGGCGACGTGGTGCTGTGCCCCGTCGTCGCGCACGGACAGGCCGCCGATCACGGCCGGACCGCCGACGGTGAGGTCGATCTGTTGCTCGTGCACGGCATCCTGCACCTGCTCGGGTACGACCACGCCGAGCCCGACGAGCGCGACCGCATGTTCGCGCTGACCGACGACCTGCTCGCCGCGTTCGACGCGCCGGGGGACGTGGCGCGATGA
- the cdd gene encoding cytidine deaminase: MTRVPEPAAHVGLTDDDLALVDAARDARAGAYVPYSRFRVGAALRTADGTVITGANVENAAYPATICAERVALTYAVSHDRRSFTALAVMGTGPAVCTPCGTCRQVLYEFAPDLVVLAAGDAGVVERYVLGRDLLPRGFGPDALAQS, translated from the coding sequence ATGACCCGCGTCCCCGAGCCGGCTGCCCACGTCGGCCTGACCGACGACGACCTGGCACTGGTCGACGCCGCGCGCGATGCCCGTGCCGGCGCGTACGTGCCGTACTCACGGTTCCGCGTGGGTGCCGCGCTGCGTACAGCCGACGGCACCGTGATCACCGGGGCCAACGTCGAGAACGCCGCGTATCCAGCCACCATCTGCGCCGAGCGCGTCGCACTGACGTACGCGGTGAGCCATGACCGGCGGTCATTCACCGCGCTCGCCGTGATGGGCACCGGGCCCGCCGTGTGCACGCCCTGCGGGACGTGCCGGCAGGTGCTGTACGAGTTCGCCCCCGATCTTGTCGTGCTGGCGGCCGGTGACGCGGGCGTGGTCGAACGGTACGTGCTGGGCAGGGACCTGCTGCCACGCGGATTCGGTCCCGACGCGCTGGCGCAGTCGTGA
- a CDS encoding hemolysin family protein — translation MTALYLAAAAGLLLAAVGVFETARAAVARVSPLRAEKLIEEHVGGAKTLLTLVDALPRTLDALALLTTLLRTVYAAVTIAIGLEVVGGVIGLVTGAAAGVVALYVLGDVVPQALIESQPERKAASLSRIVRWPVRALGPVAHAGGRLRSTVTPGDGDEPAPVVTEQRLRDLVDVAGAEATLTASRHAMLTAVFELDDTIVREVMVPRPDMVTVASKAPLDEVVEVVLDAGHSRVPVHGEDRDEIVGIVYAKDILALLHTGDVRPWTEVMRPPLVVPELKSVEGLLRELQGARIHMAVVVDEYGATVGLVTIEDILEELVGEIVDEYDDELPLVDVLDDDLWRVDARLPVDDLSELVDARLPDDKWDTVGGLLFGLLGHIASPGERVTVGRIRLTAEQVRGRRIAQVLVERCDDDTDPDDEDRR, via the coding sequence ATGACGGCGCTGTACCTCGCGGCCGCCGCCGGACTGCTGCTGGCCGCCGTGGGGGTCTTCGAGACGGCACGGGCCGCGGTCGCCCGCGTCAGCCCACTGCGGGCGGAGAAGTTGATCGAGGAGCACGTCGGTGGTGCGAAGACGCTGCTGACCCTGGTCGATGCGCTGCCCCGGACGCTTGATGCGCTGGCGCTGTTGACCACGCTGCTGCGGACCGTCTACGCCGCTGTGACGATCGCCATCGGGCTCGAGGTCGTCGGCGGCGTCATCGGTCTGGTGACGGGAGCGGCGGCCGGCGTGGTCGCGTTGTACGTGCTGGGCGACGTCGTGCCGCAGGCACTGATCGAGTCACAGCCCGAGCGCAAGGCGGCGAGCCTGTCGCGGATCGTGCGCTGGCCCGTGCGGGCGCTGGGCCCGGTGGCCCACGCGGGCGGGCGCCTGCGCAGCACGGTCACACCCGGCGACGGCGACGAGCCGGCGCCGGTCGTCACGGAGCAGCGGCTGCGCGACCTGGTCGACGTGGCCGGCGCGGAGGCGACGCTGACGGCCTCGCGACATGCCATGCTGACCGCCGTCTTCGAGCTCGATGACACCATCGTGCGCGAGGTGATGGTGCCACGGCCGGACATGGTCACCGTGGCCTCAAAGGCGCCGCTCGACGAGGTGGTCGAGGTTGTCCTCGATGCGGGCCATTCGCGCGTGCCCGTCCACGGCGAGGACCGTGACGAGATCGTCGGGATCGTCTACGCCAAGGACATCCTGGCGCTGCTGCACACCGGCGACGTGCGGCCGTGGACCGAGGTCATGCGTCCGCCCCTGGTGGTGCCGGAGCTCAAGAGCGTCGAGGGGCTGTTGCGCGAGCTGCAGGGCGCGCGGATCCACATGGCGGTCGTCGTCGACGAGTACGGCGCCACGGTCGGCCTGGTCACGATCGAGGACATCCTCGAGGAGCTCGTCGGTGAGATCGTCGACGAGTACGACGACGAGCTGCCGCTCGTGGATGTCCTCGACGACGACCTGTGGCGGGTCGACGCACGACTGCCGGTCGACGATCTGTCAGAGCTGGTCGACGCGCGGCTGCCCGACGACAAGTGGGACACGGTCGGCGGCCTGCTGTTCGGCCTGCTCGGTCACATCGCGAGCCCGGGGGAGCGCGTCACGGTCGGCCGCATCCGGCTGACCGCGGAGCAGGTCCGCGGTCGCCGCATCGCGCAGGTGCTCGTGGAACGCTGTGACGACGACACCGACCCCGACGACGAGGATCGCCGATGA
- a CDS encoding RNA methyltransferase PUA domain-containing protein, whose product MATPHVFVEPADCADGRVVLRDDVAHHVLTVLRRRVGDPVSVADGTGTVRRAVISSTSNGTAVCAVTAETHAPSPPASVRVVCGLPKRRKLDEGIQRLSPTIMRADMAAVVAPALVLHRLGRLG is encoded by the coding sequence ATGGCGACGCCGCACGTGTTCGTCGAACCAGCCGACTGCGCCGACGGTCGGGTGGTCCTGCGCGACGATGTCGCGCACCACGTGCTCACGGTGCTGCGCCGGCGCGTGGGGGACCCGGTGAGCGTGGCCGACGGCACGGGCACGGTGCGTCGCGCCGTGATCTCGTCGACGTCGAACGGTACCGCGGTCTGCGCGGTGACGGCGGAGACGCACGCGCCGTCGCCGCCGGCGTCGGTGCGTGTGGTGTGTGGCCTGCCGAAGCGCCGCAAGCTGGACGAGGGCATCCAACGGCTGAGTCCGACGATCATGCGGGCCGACATGGCCGCGGTCGTTGCACCGGCGCTGGTGCTCCACAGACTGGGTCGCCTGGGATGA